The following are encoded in a window of Lacinutrix sp. WUR7 genomic DNA:
- a CDS encoding DUF2853 family protein: MSKRDDLIVKYAADLKDKIGVTPDMDLLTKVTIGCGPSIYNADAATVSGSDASELATVKNNFLIKKLGLADSADLDKAIDSVMEKYGKSNRSKYRAVVYYLLTQHFKKESVYK, encoded by the coding sequence ATGAGTAAAAGAGATGATTTAATTGTAAAGTACGCAGCAGATTTAAAAGATAAAATTGGTGTAACTCCAGATATGGATTTGTTAACTAAAGTGACTATTGGTTGTGGACCATCTATTTACAATGCAGATGCAGCAACCGTTTCTGGATCTGATGCATCGGAACTTGCAACCGTTAAAAATAATTTTTTAATTAAAAAATTAGGTTTAGCAGATAGCGCAGATTTAGATAAAGCGATTGACTCTGTAATGGAAAAATATGGCAAATCGAATAGAAGTAAGTACAGAGCAGTTGTATATTACTTATTAACACAGCATTTTAAAAAAGAGTCTGTTTACAAATAG
- a CDS encoding 1,4-dihydroxy-2-naphthoate polyprenyltransferase — MSKLKYWIQAARLRTLPLSVSGIIVGSSLAAYNGFFDWQIFILAILTTISLQVLSNFANDYGDGVKGTDNEDRIGPERALQSGNISAEQMLEVIKKNILICIILSFGLIYSAFGSKHLLYALIFFVIGLLSIYAAIKYTMGSNAYGYRGLGDIFVFLFFGLVSVIGSYVLYSKQIDHVTFLPACTLGLLSAAVLNLNNMRDIESDRKAEKNTLVVKLGSAKAKKYHYFLIISAIALSFLYGILYYNSIFNFLFLIAYIPLFIHLKTVKNNTEPVALDPELKKLALTTFLFAILLAIGHLL; from the coding sequence ATGAGTAAACTTAAATATTGGATACAAGCCGCAAGATTAAGAACCTTACCGCTTTCTGTTTCCGGAATTATTGTTGGTTCCTCTTTAGCTGCATATAATGGTTTTTTTGATTGGCAAATTTTTATTTTGGCTATATTAACAACCATTAGTCTTCAAGTGCTTTCTAATTTTGCTAATGATTATGGTGATGGTGTAAAAGGAACCGATAATGAAGATCGAATTGGTCCGGAGCGTGCTTTGCAAAGTGGAAATATCTCTGCGGAACAAATGCTGGAAGTCATAAAAAAGAATATTCTTATATGTATTATTTTGTCCTTTGGCTTAATTTATTCTGCTTTTGGATCAAAACATTTATTGTATGCCCTAATCTTTTTTGTTATAGGATTGCTTTCTATTTATGCTGCCATAAAATATACCATGGGAAGTAATGCTTATGGTTATAGAGGTTTAGGAGATATTTTTGTGTTTCTATTTTTTGGTTTGGTAAGTGTAATAGGTAGTTATGTTTTGTATAGTAAACAAATAGATCATGTTACTTTTTTACCCGCTTGTACTTTAGGTTTATTAAGTGCTGCAGTACTAAACCTTAACAATATGAGAGATATTGAATCGGATAGAAAGGCAGAAAAAAACACGCTGGTTGTTAAACTAGGTAGTGCTAAAGCCAAGAAGTATCATTACTTTTTAATCATTTCGGCAATAGCTTTATCCTTTTTGTATGGTATTCTTTATTATAATTCGATATTTAATTTTTTATTCTTAATCGCGTATATTCCTTTATTTATACATCTAAAAACAGTAAAAAATAATACTGAGCCTGTTGCTTTAGACCCAGAATTGAAAAAATTAGCACTAACCACATTTTTATTTGCTATTCTTTTAGCTATTGGACATTTATTGTAA
- the menD gene encoding 2-succinyl-5-enolpyruvyl-6-hydroxy-3-cyclohexene-1-carboxylate synthase has translation MKHPKIPLAQTIIQLCKAKHINHIVISPGSRNAPLTIGFTNDDYFTCYSIVDERCAAFFALGIAQQIQKPVAVVCSSGSALLNYYPAIAEAFYSNIPLVVLSADRPKYLIGIGDGQTINQENVYENHILYSANLKQDIKEENSFVQNEELPIFKNIENKLEKLLGLQQNIQSQNEAEINEALNIAIHKNGPVHINIPFDEPLYETVDALTVNPKVVEVTKKVNKIEELQLSNLVSDWYAAKKKMVVVGVNKPNSIDQKWLDELAEDESVIVFTETTSNIHHPHFLNSIDKIIAPLNEEEFKALQPDILVTFGGLIVSKKIKAFLRKYKPKQHWHIGTEKANDTFFCLEQHIKRTPNQFFAQFLQEVTHLTKSNYQDFWTAIKKDRKKKHAAYFENISFSDLKAFKSILKSIPDHTVLQLSNSSTIRYAQLFRINKTLEVFCNRGTSGIDGSTSTAVGCAVANTKQTVFITGDLSFFYDSNALWNNYIPNHFRIIVINNQGGGIFRILPGDKNSENFDTFFETKHQLSAKHLSDMYGFTYESATNEEELLAVLSSFYIETNTPKILEVFTPSTVNDTILLNYFKALR, from the coding sequence ATGAAACACCCAAAAATCCCTTTAGCACAAACCATTATTCAGCTTTGTAAAGCAAAGCATATAAACCATATTGTTATTTCTCCAGGAAGTAGAAATGCACCTTTAACCATAGGTTTTACAAACGATGACTATTTTACTTGTTACAGTATTGTAGACGAGCGTTGTGCTGCATTTTTCGCATTAGGTATTGCCCAACAAATACAAAAACCGGTTGCCGTAGTTTGCTCTTCGGGTAGTGCATTATTAAATTATTATCCTGCAATTGCAGAGGCTTTTTATAGCAATATTCCTCTAGTAGTTTTATCTGCAGATAGACCAAAATATTTAATAGGAATTGGTGACGGACAAACCATTAATCAAGAAAATGTATATGAAAACCACATATTGTATTCCGCGAATTTAAAACAAGATATAAAGGAAGAAAATAGCTTTGTGCAAAATGAAGAATTACCAATATTTAAGAATATTGAAAACAAGTTAGAAAAACTATTAGGTCTTCAGCAAAATATACAATCACAAAACGAAGCAGAAATCAATGAAGCTTTAAATATTGCAATACATAAGAATGGTCCTGTTCATATTAATATTCCCTTTGATGAGCCTTTGTATGAAACCGTGGATGCTTTAACTGTAAATCCTAAGGTAGTAGAGGTCACTAAGAAAGTCAATAAAATAGAAGAACTGCAGTTGTCTAATTTAGTATCCGATTGGTATGCTGCTAAAAAGAAAATGGTTGTTGTTGGTGTAAATAAACCCAATAGCATCGATCAAAAATGGTTAGATGAACTTGCTGAAGACGAAAGTGTGATTGTTTTTACCGAAACGACTTCTAATATCCATCATCCTCATTTTTTGAATAGTATAGATAAAATAATAGCGCCTTTAAACGAAGAAGAATTTAAAGCTTTACAACCAGATATTCTTGTAACTTTTGGCGGATTAATTGTATCAAAAAAAATTAAAGCTTTTTTAAGAAAATACAAACCGAAACAACATTGGCATATTGGAACAGAAAAGGCTAACGATACTTTTTTCTGTTTGGAGCAGCATATAAAAAGAACGCCAAATCAGTTTTTTGCCCAGTTTTTACAAGAAGTAACCCATCTTACTAAAAGCAATTATCAAGACTTTTGGACAGCTATAAAGAAAGACAGAAAAAAGAAGCATGCTGCTTATTTTGAGAATATATCGTTTTCCGATTTAAAAGCGTTTAAATCGATCTTAAAATCGATTCCTGATCACACTGTTTTGCAATTGAGTAATAGTTCTACCATTAGATACGCGCAACTGTTTCGAATAAATAAAACGTTAGAAGTTTTTTGTAATCGGGGTACTAGCGGAATCGATGGAAGTACAAGTACCGCAGTTGGTTGTGCCGTTGCCAATACTAAGCAGACTGTATTTATTACTGGAGATTTAAGTTTCTTTTACGATAGTAATGCGCTTTGGAATAATTACATTCCTAATCATTTTAGAATTATTGTTATTAATAATCAAGGAGGTGGGATTTTTAGAATTCTACCAGGAGATAAAAATTCTGAAAATTTTGATACTTTTTTTGAAACCAAACACCAATTATCCGCAAAGCATTTAAGTGATATGTATGGTTTTACTTATGAAAGTGCAACTAATGAAGAGGAATTACTAGCCGTTCTATCCTCATTTTATATAGAAACAAATACACCTAAAATTTTAGAAGTTTTTACACCAAGTACAGTTAACGACACCATATTATTGAACTATTTTAAAGCTTTACGGTAG
- a CDS encoding chorismate-binding protein: MQTSEFLEIAQNHFDDALPFVLYRKPNASVIKGVFQDDDIVYTSKDLTESGFVFAPFNAEKQTVLMPFSVSETLESSFAISEVTEQNTRDKKEVQQESENVLNDAKDFHINLVTKAINGIVEGRLKKVVVSRKEEVRLTESNPMALFERLLVKYSTAFVYCWYHPKIGLWLGATPETLLSITGNRFTTMALAGTQAYQGDDNPDWKAKETEEQQLVTDYLIASLESSVSNIVVAATKTIKAGSLLHLSTKVSGVLNSDLMEVVKALHPTPAVCGLPKTIAKQFILENENYDREFYTGFLGEINSKEKTSRNTNRRNVENNAYAAIKTVSNLYVNLRCMQLTDVKASIYVGGGITKDSIAEKEWEETVNKTETMKAVL, translated from the coding sequence ATGCAAACCTCCGAATTCTTAGAAATTGCCCAGAATCATTTTGACGATGCTTTGCCTTTTGTACTGTATCGTAAACCGAATGCTTCCGTTATAAAAGGAGTTTTTCAAGATGACGATATCGTTTATACCTCTAAAGATCTAACCGAAAGTGGTTTTGTTTTTGCTCCTTTTAACGCAGAAAAACAAACGGTATTGATGCCTTTTTCAGTATCGGAAACCTTAGAATCTTCCTTTGCTATTTCCGAAGTTACAGAACAAAATACACGAGACAAAAAAGAAGTGCAACAGGAAAGTGAAAACGTATTAAACGATGCGAAGGATTTTCATATTAATCTAGTAACCAAAGCTATAAATGGTATAGTTGAAGGGAGATTGAAAAAAGTAGTCGTATCCAGAAAAGAAGAAGTTAGGCTTACCGAAAGTAATCCTATGGCCCTTTTTGAACGCTTATTAGTAAAATACTCTACCGCTTTTGTGTATTGTTGGTACCATCCAAAAATAGGTTTATGGCTTGGTGCAACTCCGGAAACTTTATTAAGTATTACAGGAAATCGGTTTACAACCATGGCTTTGGCAGGAACACAAGCGTATCAAGGAGATGATAATCCGGATTGGAAAGCTAAAGAAACCGAAGAACAACAATTAGTAACCGATTATTTAATTGCTAGTTTAGAATCTTCAGTAAGTAATATTGTAGTTGCAGCTACTAAAACCATAAAGGCAGGAAGTTTACTGCATTTAAGCACTAAAGTTTCGGGTGTTTTAAATTCGGATTTAATGGAAGTTGTAAAAGCATTACACCCAACGCCAGCTGTTTGCGGATTACCAAAAACGATCGCAAAACAGTTTATTCTGGAAAACGAAAACTATGACCGTGAGTTTTATACCGGTTTTTTAGGCGAAATTAATAGTAAAGAAAAAACATCACGAAATACCAACCGCAGAAATGTAGAAAATAACGCATATGCAGCCATTAAAACGGTATCTAACTTGTATGTGAATTTACGTTGTATGCAGTTAACAGATGTGAAAGCAAGTATCTATGTTGGTGGCGGAATTACTAAAGACTCTATTGCAGAAAAGGAATGGGAGGAAACCGTTAATAAAACGGAAACCATGAAAGCCGTTTTGTAA
- a CDS encoding GNAT family N-acetyltransferase, which translates to MKILQLENEYVKLTLLDGSNYKHLSKIAEEKGLIFYSPSAISPPEKLKEYVQHAVDSYTKQTAIPFIIYDKKKQAYAGCTRFGLINYKNKVVHIGWTWIGKDFQGSGLNKQMKFLMLQYAFEVLQFDKVEFRIDERNIKSRKAVEKIGGTLEGLLRKDTLMLDGFKRSTCCYGVLKEEWPEIKSGVFQGFV; encoded by the coding sequence ATGAAAATACTGCAACTAGAAAACGAATACGTAAAACTCACGCTTTTAGATGGTAGTAATTACAAGCATCTTTCTAAAATTGCAGAAGAGAAAGGTTTAATCTTCTACTCTCCTAGCGCTATTTCTCCTCCTGAAAAACTAAAAGAATATGTGCAACATGCTGTAGATAGCTATACTAAGCAAACGGCAATTCCTTTTATTATTTATGATAAGAAAAAACAAGCCTATGCAGGATGTACAAGGTTTGGCTTAATAAACTACAAAAACAAAGTAGTACATATTGGTTGGACTTGGATTGGAAAAGATTTTCAAGGTTCTGGATTAAACAAACAAATGAAATTTTTAATGCTTCAATATGCTTTTGAAGTATTACAATTTGATAAGGTAGAATTTCGAATCGATGAACGAAACATAAAATCTAGAAAAGCGGTAGAAAAAATTGGCGGAACGCTAGAAGGTCTTTTACGAAAAGACACTTTAATGTTAGACGGTTTTAAACGTAGTACTTGTTGTTATGGTGTTTTAAAAGAAGAATGGCCAGAAATAAAATCTGGAGTTTTTCAAGGATTTGTTTGA
- a CDS encoding class I SAM-dependent methyltransferase — protein sequence MLTKNDKEQLRGTIFRHLDGIATATTSFALYKKDVLDFLLKNKKVTIDEVATHFEANEGYLNIALRILASQGWLVQHIDNVSNRVSYQTNENSEEAFKLAPLYEDAVKLLSYSVEFPEKHIGTDAFIALDRIFKKYQNNFDLQAETKIEQQVLKHIEGCIVGPIIVMLGVNGLFHKYFMEASFTAEEYHKDPESFKKILDFFSHLGWFTKKKNTYQFTDQGLFFAKRASAYGVTVSYLPTFLQLDELLFGNPLILQTSSPDEIEKHVHREMNVWGSGGAHSTYFKVIDQVIIKLFNKPIDEQPKGILDMGCGNGAFINHIFDVIEHQTLRGKMLEEYPLLLVGADFNSAALKVTRANLIKADIWAKVIWGDIGRPDLLANDLKEDYNIALKDLLNVRTFLDHNRIWEAPKNITNKISSSTGAYASHGKRISNNLVEDSLREHLLKWKPYVEQFGLLIIELHTIDPKFTARNIGKTAATAYDATHGYSDQFILEVDVFNKIAAEAGLQPDKNYFSRFPDNELATVSVNLLKG from the coding sequence ATGCTAACTAAAAACGATAAAGAACAACTTCGCGGCACTATTTTTAGACATTTAGATGGCATTGCAACTGCTACAACAAGTTTTGCTCTTTATAAAAAAGATGTTTTAGATTTTTTACTGAAAAACAAAAAAGTAACTATTGATGAAGTTGCTACTCATTTTGAAGCAAACGAAGGCTATTTAAACATTGCATTACGCATTTTAGCTTCACAAGGTTGGCTAGTGCAACATATAGATAATGTTTCTAACAGGGTTAGCTATCAAACAAATGAAAATAGCGAGGAAGCATTTAAATTAGCTCCTTTATATGAAGATGCTGTAAAGCTTCTCTCCTATTCGGTTGAATTCCCAGAAAAACATATTGGTACGGATGCTTTTATCGCTTTAGATCGTATTTTCAAAAAGTATCAAAATAACTTCGATTTACAAGCAGAAACAAAAATAGAACAACAAGTTTTAAAGCATATTGAAGGCTGTATAGTTGGCCCTATAATTGTTATGTTAGGTGTAAATGGCTTATTTCATAAATACTTTATGGAAGCTTCTTTTACAGCAGAAGAATATCATAAAGATCCGGAAAGCTTTAAAAAAATACTGGATTTCTTTTCGCATTTAGGATGGTTTACCAAAAAGAAAAATACCTATCAATTTACAGATCAAGGATTGTTCTTCGCTAAACGAGCAAGTGCTTATGGGGTAACCGTTTCATATCTACCAACCTTTTTACAATTAGACGAATTACTTTTTGGTAATCCGTTAATATTACAAACAAGTTCACCAGACGAAATAGAAAAACACGTACACCGGGAAATGAATGTTTGGGGAAGTGGTGGCGCACATTCTACCTATTTTAAAGTGATAGACCAAGTAATTATTAAACTCTTTAACAAACCTATTGACGAACAACCAAAAGGGATTCTAGATATGGGTTGTGGTAATGGTGCTTTTATAAATCATATTTTTGATGTTATTGAACACCAAACTTTACGTGGTAAAATGCTAGAAGAATACCCTTTATTATTAGTTGGAGCAGATTTTAATTCAGCCGCATTAAAAGTCACTAGAGCCAATTTAATTAAAGCAGATATTTGGGCAAAAGTAATTTGGGGAGATATTGGTAGACCCGATTTATTAGCAAACGATCTTAAAGAAGATTATAATATTGCTCTTAAAGATTTACTCAATGTGCGTACATTTTTAGATCATAATAGAATTTGGGAAGCACCAAAAAATATTACCAATAAAATAAGTTCTTCTACTGGAGCTTATGCAAGTCATGGAAAACGTATTAGTAATAATTTGGTAGAAGACTCTTTACGTGAGCATCTATTAAAATGGAAACCGTATGTAGAACAATTTGGTTTATTAATTATAGAACTACATACTATAGATCCAAAATTTACAGCAAGAAATATTGGTAAAACAGCAGCAACAGCTTATGATGCCACACATGGTTATAGTGATCAATTTATTTTAGAGGTAGATGTTTTTAATAAAATAGCTGCCGAAGCGGGATTGCAACCAGATAAGAATTATTTTTCAAGATTTCCAGATAACGAGCTAGCTACTGTTAGCGTTAATTTATTAAAAGGATAA
- a CDS encoding metal-dependent hydrolase: MKITFYGHASLGIQMEDVHILVDPFITGNPKASHIDIDTLKADYILLTHAHQDHILDVEAIAKRTDAVIVSNFEIVTHFQNLGLEGHPMNLGGTWDFEFGSLKYVNAIHTSSFPDGSYGGQPGGFVLEGEHKNIYIAGDTALTMDMKLIPLQTKLDLAILPIGDNFTMGIPDAILASDFVECDKILGYHYDTFGYIEIDHEVAKKMFFNEDKDLMLLEIGDSIEL; encoded by the coding sequence ATGAAAATTACATTTTATGGTCATGCTAGTTTAGGTATTCAAATGGAAGATGTACATATCCTTGTAGATCCATTTATAACTGGAAACCCGAAAGCTTCACATATTGATATTGATACACTGAAAGCAGATTATATATTATTAACACATGCGCATCAAGATCATATTTTAGATGTAGAAGCTATTGCGAAACGTACAGACGCTGTAATTGTTTCCAATTTTGAAATTGTTACGCATTTTCAAAACTTAGGTTTAGAAGGGCATCCAATGAATCTTGGTGGTACTTGGGATTTTGAATTTGGAAGTCTTAAATACGTAAATGCTATTCATACTTCCTCTTTTCCAGATGGGAGCTATGGCGGACAACCAGGTGGTTTTGTTCTAGAAGGAGAGCATAAAAATATATACATCGCTGGAGATACTGCGTTAACCATGGATATGAAATTGATTCCGCTACAAACCAAATTAGATTTAGCCATTTTACCTATTGGAGATAATTTTACCATGGGAATTCCAGACGCTATTCTTGCTAGTGATTTTGTGGAATGTGATAAAATTTTAGGTTATCATTATGATACTTTTGGTTATATAGAAATTGACCATGAAGTTGCAAAAAAAATGTTTTTTAATGAAGATAAAGATTTGATGCTGTTGGAAATTGGGGATAGTATAGAACTTTAA
- a CDS encoding alpha/beta hydrolase: MNLEEKEISYTTTNSYATLNTLTDKTKNVWFVCHGMGYLSRYFLRYFDGLNKDENYIIAPQAQSKYYSSPKFKHVGASWLTKENTDKETENVMRNLDAVLTAEALPKNINLIVLGYSQGVSIASRFVARRKLVCTQLVLHSGGLPKELKAEDFAFSKAKVSMIYGTEDEYLNEERITHETTRAKELFGDRLQIIPFEGKHAVNVALINGLV; encoded by the coding sequence ATGAATTTAGAAGAAAAAGAAATTTCATACACAACTACCAATAGTTATGCTACTTTAAATACACTAACCGACAAAACTAAAAATGTTTGGTTTGTTTGTCACGGAATGGGGTATTTAAGTAGATATTTTTTAAGGTATTTTGACGGATTGAATAAAGACGAAAATTATATTATTGCGCCACAAGCACAGAGTAAATATTATAGTTCTCCAAAATTTAAGCATGTTGGAGCAAGTTGGTTAACCAAAGAGAACACAGATAAGGAAACCGAAAACGTCATGCGTAATTTGGATGCTGTTTTAACTGCGGAAGCGTTACCAAAAAATATAAACCTCATCGTTTTAGGATACTCACAAGGTGTTAGTATTGCTTCCCGATTTGTTGCCAGACGAAAACTAGTCTGCACACAATTGGTTTTACATTCTGGAGGATTACCAAAAGAATTGAAAGCAGAAGACTTTGCATTTTCAAAGGCAAAAGTATCTATGATTTATGGTACCGAAGACGAGTATTTAAACGAAGAACGCATTACTCACGAAACTACTAGAGCAAAAGAATTATTTGGTGACCGTTTGCAAATTATTCCTTTTGAGGGAAAACATGCGGTGAATGTAGCGTTGATAAATGGATTGGTTTAA
- a CDS encoding PaaI family thioesterase — protein MQISKESMLAKANAASKNTLMETLNIEMVDYGEDFLVARMPVDSRVYQPDGVLHGGATAALAESVGSFASHLFIDTENKFVRGLEITANHLKSVTEGFVYAKATFLHKGRTTQLLDIRITDDHDNLVSICRLSTISLPKKK, from the coding sequence ATGCAAATATCTAAAGAAAGCATGTTAGCAAAAGCAAATGCTGCTAGTAAAAACACCTTAATGGAAACGCTAAACATAGAAATGGTAGACTATGGCGAAGATTTTTTAGTAGCCAGAATGCCTGTAGATTCTAGAGTGTACCAACCAGACGGCGTTTTACATGGTGGAGCAACTGCAGCTTTAGCAGAAAGCGTAGGTAGTTTTGCTTCGCATTTATTTATAGATACCGAAAACAAATTTGTTCGTGGTTTAGAGATTACCGCAAACCATTTAAAAAGTGTTACCGAAGGTTTTGTATATGCAAAAGCTACTTTTTTACATAAAGGAAGAACCACACAATTGTTAGATATTAGAATTACAGATGACCACGATAATTTGGTGTCTATTTGTAGATTATCTACCATCTCCTTACCTAAAAAGAAATAG
- a CDS encoding S1 RNA-binding domain-containing protein — MIHLGEYNTLTIIRETEPGLFLSDEDDNEVLLPNRYVPNEFKIWDKLEVFIYLDNQERLVAVTDKPYIQRNEFALLRCNEKTKHGAFLDWGMVKELFCPFKEQAYDMVKGGWYLVYCYLDEETNRLVASSKTNQFLDNKDLTVAEYDEVDLIASHKSDIGWNVIINKVHSGLIYTDNIFQDISVGDKLKGIVKKIRPGNKIDIILGQVGYRNIEPNAEIIMGHLQDNNGFLNLTDKSKPEVIKDVLQMSKKSFKKAVGTLYKQKLIEIKEDGIHLVN, encoded by the coding sequence ATGATACATTTAGGAGAATACAATACGCTTACTATTATACGTGAAACAGAACCAGGATTATTCTTGAGTGATGAAGATGACAATGAAGTTTTACTACCAAATAGATACGTGCCAAATGAATTTAAAATTTGGGACAAACTAGAAGTATTTATCTATTTAGATAATCAAGAACGTTTAGTTGCTGTTACAGATAAACCATATATACAACGAAATGAATTTGCTTTATTACGCTGTAATGAAAAAACAAAACATGGTGCTTTTCTAGATTGGGGAATGGTAAAAGAATTATTCTGTCCTTTTAAAGAACAAGCCTATGACATGGTAAAAGGTGGTTGGTATTTAGTGTATTGTTATTTAGATGAAGAAACCAATAGGTTAGTAGCGTCTAGTAAAACTAATCAGTTTTTAGATAATAAAGATTTAACGGTTGCAGAATATGATGAAGTAGATTTAATAGCTTCTCATAAAAGTGATATTGGATGGAATGTAATTATTAATAAAGTACACTCTGGTTTAATTTATACCGATAATATTTTTCAAGATATTAGTGTTGGAGATAAGTTAAAAGGGATTGTAAAGAAAATTCGTCCAGGGAACAAAATAGATATTATTTTAGGGCAAGTTGGTTATAGAAATATCGAGCCAAATGCAGAAATAATAATGGGGCATTTACAAGATAATAATGGTTTTTTAAATCTTACAGATAAGTCGAAACCAGAAGTGATTAAAGATGTGCTTCAAATGAGCAAAAAAAGCTTTAAAAAAGCGGTAGGAACTTTATACAAACAAAAGCTTATAGAAATTAAAGAAGATGGTATTCATCTTGTAAACTAG
- a CDS encoding type II secretion system protein GspG, giving the protein MLEILLSVLGEFGLIREDYKHRKKVKAKENEDGVKRPFQRYFLQPSTLIFLFLLLFTIIASFVFFRYQNNSIYPEKTRKELVEINVWTEKWIESYGRFPTDLNEIIGKNPIMQDWKKDAWNRSYKYKKTKNKKGFSIISAGFDGQFETEDDIKLE; this is encoded by the coding sequence ATGTTAGAGATATTATTATCGGTTCTCGGTGAATTCGGACTTATTCGTGAAGATTATAAGCATCGTAAAAAGGTAAAAGCAAAGGAAAATGAAGATGGAGTAAAAAGACCATTCCAACGCTACTTTTTGCAACCAAGCACATTAATTTTCCTTTTTTTATTACTATTTACTATTATTGCTTCTTTTGTGTTTTTCAGGTATCAAAATAATTCTATTTATCCGGAGAAAACAAGAAAAGAATTAGTTGAAATTAATGTATGGACAGAGAAGTGGATAGAAAGTTATGGTCGATTTCCAACAGATTTAAATGAAATAATAGGGAAAAATCCTATAATGCAAGATTGGAAAAAAGATGCATGGAATCGATCTTATAAATATAAAAAAACTAAAAATAAAAAAGGATTTTCAATAATATCTGCTGGTTTTGATGGACAATTTGAAACGGAAGATGATATTAAATTGGAATAA
- a CDS encoding DUF202 domain-containing protein, translated as MKEENTLTTRDWLAIERTKLANERTFLAYFRTFLVILGTGIAILKLDLFSQLKTFGIALVAISPVILLIGIFRLFRVKQTIKKHYKIQ; from the coding sequence ATGAAAGAAGAAAACACACTAACCACTAGAGATTGGCTAGCAATAGAAAGAACCAAACTTGCAAACGAGCGCACATTTTTAGCGTATTTTAGAACCTTTCTAGTCATTTTAGGCACTGGAATTGCCATTTTAAAACTAGACCTTTTTTCGCAGCTAAAAACCTTTGGTATTGCACTAGTTGCAATTTCTCCTGTAATACTATTAATTGGTATTTTTCGCTTATTTCGAGTAAAACAAACTATAAAGAAGCACTATAAAATACAATAG
- a CDS encoding 1,4-dihydroxy-2-naphthoyl-CoA synthase has translation MSQIDWKTAKEYEDITYKKCNGVARIAFNRPDIRNAFRPKTTKELYDAFYDAGEDTSIGVVLLSAEGPSTKDGIWSFCSGGDQKARGHQGYVGEDGYHRLNILEVQRLIRFMPKAVIAVVPGWAVGGGHSLHVVCDLTLASKEHAIFKQTDADVTSFDGGYGSAYLAKMVGQKRAREIFFLGRNYSAQEAYEMGMVNAVIPHNDLEDTAFEWAQEILEKSPTSIKMLKFAMNLTDDGMVGQQVFAGEATRLAYMTDEAKEGRDAFLEKRKPNFPKKWIP, from the coding sequence ATGAGTCAAATAGATTGGAAAACCGCTAAAGAGTATGAAGACATTACTTACAAAAAATGTAATGGTGTTGCAAGAATAGCTTTTAACAGACCAGATATAAGAAACGCATTTAGACCAAAAACGACAAAAGAATTGTATGATGCATTTTATGATGCAGGAGAAGATACAAGTATTGGTGTGGTTTTATTATCTGCTGAAGGTCCTTCAACCAAAGATGGTATCTGGAGCTTTTGCTCAGGAGGAGACCAAAAAGCAAGAGGTCATCAAGGGTATGTTGGAGAAGATGGTTACCACAGACTAAATATTTTAGAAGTACAACGATTAATACGCTTTATGCCAAAAGCTGTAATTGCAGTAGTTCCTGGTTGGGCTGTTGGTGGCGGACATAGTTTACATGTGGTTTGCGATTTAACGCTTGCTAGTAAAGAACACGCCATTTTTAAACAAACCGATGCAGATGTAACTAGTTTTGATGGTGGTTATGGTTCGGCTTATTTAGCTAAAATGGTTGGGCAAAAAAGAGCACGTGAAATCTTTTTCTTAGGAAGAAATTATTCTGCACAAGAAGCGTATGAAATGGGAATGGTAAATGCCGTGATTCCACATAACGACTTAGAAGATACTGCTTTTGAATGGGCACAAGAAATATTGGAAAAATCGCCAACATCTATTAAAATGTTAAAGTTCGCGATGAATTTAACAGACGATGGTATGGTTGGTCAGCAAGTATTTGCGGGTGAAGCTACACGTCTAGCATATATGACAGACGAAGCTAAAGAAGGTCGTGATGCTTTTCTAGAAAAACGTAAGCCAAACTTTCCGAAAAAATGGATTCCATAA